A region from the Ovis aries strain OAR_USU_Benz2616 breed Rambouillet chromosome 22, ARS-UI_Ramb_v3.0, whole genome shotgun sequence genome encodes:
- the LBX1 gene encoding transcription factor LBX1 — protein sequence MTSKEDSKAAPGEERRRSPLDHLPPPANSNKPLTPFSIEDILNKPSVRRSYSLCGAAHLLAAADKHAPGGLPLAGRALLSQTSPLCALEELASKTFKGLEVSVLQAAEGRDGMTIFGQRQTPKKRRKSRTAFTNHQIYELEKRFLYQKYLSPADRDQIAQQLGLTNAQVITWFQNRRAKLKRDLEEMKADVESAKKLGPSGQMDIVALAELEQNSEAAGGGGGGCGRAKSRPGSPALPPGAPQAPGAGPLHLSPASPLTDQPASSQDCSEDEEDEEIDVDD from the exons ATGACTTCCAAGGAGGACAGCAAGGCGGCGCCGGGGGAGGAGAGGCGGCGCAGCCCGCTGGACCACCTGCCGCCTCCCGCCAACTCCAACAAGCCGCTGACGCCGTTCAGCATCGAGGACATCCTCAACAAGCCGTCTGTGCGGAGAAGTTACTCGCTGTGCGGGGCGGCGCACCTGCTGGCGGCCGCGGACAAGCACGCGCCGGGCGGCTTGCCCCTGGCGGGCCGCGCGCTGCTCTCTCAGACCTCGCCGCTGTGCGCGCTTGAGGAGCTCGCTAGCAAGACTTTTAAGGGGCTGGAGGTCAGCGTCCTGCAGGCAGCCGAAG GCCGTGACGGGATGACCATCTTTGGGCAGCGGCAGACCCCCAAAAAGCGAAGAAAGTCGCGCACAGCCTTCACCAATCACCAGATCTATGAGTTGGAGAAGCGCTTTCTCTACCAGAAGTACCTGTCCCCCGCCGATCGCGACCAAATTGCGCAGCAGCTGGGCCTCACCAATGCTCAGGTCATCACCTGGTTCCAGAATCGGCGAGCCAAGCTTAAACGGGACCTGGAGGAGATGAAGGCCGACGTGGAGTCCGCCAAGAAACTGGGCCCTAGCGGGCAGATGGACATCGTGGCGCTGGCCGAACTCGAGCAGAACTCGGAGGccgcaggcggcggcggcggcggctgcggcagGGCTAAGTCAAGGCCTGGCTCTCCGGCACTCCCCCCAGGCGCCCCGCAGGCCCCGGGCGCCGGGCCCCTGCATCTCTCGCCAGCCTCCCCGCTCACAGACCAGCCAGCCAGCAGCCAGGACTGCTCGGAGGACGAGGAAGACGAAGAAATCGACGTGGACGATTGA